Within Candidatus Thorarchaeota archaeon, the genomic segment CGACCAATTGTTTCATGCTTCCCGTTGGAAAGTCTACCCTGCCAAAACTGCCTCCTGGAAACATTGTGTCCCCAGTAAGCAGAACTCCAAGTCTTTCTTCTTGGAGGCACACACTCCCAATAGAATGGCCCGGCGTATGAAGGACCTTCAACTTGACCTCTCCAAAGTCAAGAACATCCCCTTCCTTCATGGGCATATCGATCTTGAGGGGCGGCAGGTCAACTCCAAATGAGGCACCTAATGTCAGCGTCATGTCGCCTGAGTTGATCATGTCGGCTTCTTTTTGGTGTAGGTATATGTGTGGGTCTCCATGTTGTAGTATCGATGGGACTCCTCCGATATGATCAATGTGGCTATGGGTCAGGATGATGTCGGTGATATCTTTGAAGGAACAGCCAACCTGCTGAAGTTCTCTGTCTATTTGGTCCGCATTCCTTCCAGTACCAGTATCCACGAGTATCTTGAACTCCTCGGTATCGATGAAGACGATATTGCTATCAAAGCTCATGCTGGTCCTGAAATATATTGGACCTATGATTCTCTCAAACACAGTGCTAACCCCTCAGCACCTCTATCAATCTGTCAATATCCTCGGTTGTGTTATAGAAGTGCGGCGACACTCTCAGTCTGCCGTTTCTGACAGAGCAGTGAATCTGTTTCTCGGTAAGTCGCTTCTGGATCTCTTCAACATTTGAAGGTACACACGAGACAATTGGTGACTCATGTTCGGGGCCAAACTGATAGTACTCTACTCCTATCTCGTCAAGTCGTTCTTGTAAATAGTGGGCAAGAAAGAGTGCCGCTTGTTCTCTCTTCTTATGTGGAATCTGAAGTAAGGTCTTTAGTGACTCTAGAAATCCTACATGGGCCACCAGTGCTAACGAACCCACTTGGAACTTTTGAGCATCATCGAGGAGTTCTCGTTCAGCATAGCCATATTCCGTTATGTTCTTGACACCCCACCATCCTAGAAATCGTGGTCTCATCAGTTCAAGTGCCCGTTTATTGGCATAGACGAATCCTGCTCCAATAGGCCCGATCAACCACTTGGCAGCCTGTGCCGCTGCAAAGTCCGCATCCATTTTTACAAGATCGATGTCTGCCCAACCAGCAGCCTGAATTATATCCACAACGAGTATCCCATTGACCTCGTGGACTGCATCAGCTAATGCTTTCACATCAGAGCGATATCCTGTTCCGAACTGAACAAGACTGACCGACACTATCCGTGTGTTCTCATCGATCAGATCCAGATAGGCCTCTGTGGGTACGGCACCATCCGTCGCTTTTGCCACTCTTAGATCCACATCATACCATTTACTAGCATTCTGCCAGGGGATATAGTTTGACGGGAATTCGAGGTCGCTTATCACAATATTTGATTCCTTGGGATAGTCAATGGCATGCGCTGCGGTATTGAGACCGTCTGACGTGCTTGTCACCGTCCCATAGTTCTCAATCGATCCTCCTAGGAGCTTTGCCAAGCTCTCTCTGATATTCTTGAATACCATTAGGGTTTCATCAAAGGTCCCTGTGGCTGTGACCCGTCCCTCCAGATACATCTTCATTGCCTCGACTGTCTTTGCAGGGGGGATTCCTGTGGATGCATTATTGAGATAGGTCATTTGTGAAAGAGTTGGGAAATTCTCTCTAATGAACGCATGACTGATCAGTTCGGCTGGCATGTGTGGATTCTATCGCCTCAACAAGATAAACTTTCACGAGAAGGCTGTCCCCCTAAAGTTTAAGTCTGGTGTAGTGCTCGGTCTATAGGGAGAGAGGATTGCCTAAGCTCCGAGGATTGTTTGGTCGCCTGAAAAAGAAAAAAGAGCCAGAGCGGCTCGACGAGTCCAGCTCACGTGCTAAAGAATTGTCCTCTTCTTCAATCAGTACGTCTTCTGTTCCTGACGCAGAGTCTTCCTCTGAACGTGTACCTCCACCTATGGAAACTTTTGTTGCCTCTGCCACATCTGCTACCATTGATGTCGAACGCACAACAACCCTTGCTCGAGAGGCTAAAATCGAACGTCAACGTACTGATGAGATTGTTCCCGGTCATGTATTGAAACGTGATGAGCTCGGGCGTATCCATATCAAAATCGTGTTTTATGGTCCTTCTCTCTCAGGTAAGACTACTGCTCTTCGTTGGCTTTTCGCCAATGTTCGTTCTCTCTCAAAAGGTCGGATTGTCGAGATTGCTGATGAACTCGGGCGTACCACTTTCTTTGACTTCATTCCTGTCACAGCATGCGAGAACATAGTCTTTGATGTCTTTACAGTGGCGGGACAGCGGAGGCATGCAAAGAATCGCATCACCGTGCTTCGAGGAGCCGATGGTGTCATCTTTATGGCCGATTCTCGTCCTGAAGCTATGCAGGAAAACATAGCCTCTATTCAGGAGCTACGGATCGCACTTGGCACAGACCGTGTATCAACTATGCCTATCATTGTTGCTCTCAATAAGCGAGATCTCCCTAATGCGCTTCCAGTCGACTATATGATTAAAGTGTTGGAGGTTCAAGGATACCCCACCTTTGAAACTATTGCCACACAGGGAAAGAATCTTCTCCGTATGTTTCAGCGTGTGCTTCGAGATGCGCTCATCTTTAAGGTTGGTATCTAGTGACTGAGCGGCAGTTTTCCCTTCTCCAACTCATGAATCAACTCAATGAGTTCCTCTACTGCTTCATCGACGATGCGCTTTCCTTTCTCGGGTGTGGCCGTACGCGGGTCGCCC encodes:
- a CDS encoding aminotransferase class V-fold PLP-dependent enzyme produces the protein MPAELISHAFIRENFPTLSQMTYLNNASTGIPPAKTVEAMKMYLEGRVTATGTFDETLMVFKNIRESLAKLLGGSIENYGTVTSTSDGLNTAAHAIDYPKESNIVISDLEFPSNYIPWQNASKWYDVDLRVAKATDGAVPTEAYLDLIDENTRIVSVSLVQFGTGYRSDVKALADAVHEVNGILVVDIIQAAGWADIDLVKMDADFAAAQAAKWLIGPIGAGFVYANKRALELMRPRFLGWWGVKNITEYGYAERELLDDAQKFQVGSLALVAHVGFLESLKTLLQIPHKKREQAALFLAHYLQERLDEIGVEYYQFGPEHESPIVSCVPSNVEEIQKRLTEKQIHCSVRNGRLRVSPHFYNTTEDIDRLIEVLRG
- a CDS encoding MBL fold metallo-hydrolase → MFERIIGPIYFRTSMSFDSNIVFIDTEEFKILVDTGTGRNADQIDRELQQVGCSFKDITDIILTHSHIDHIGGVPSILQHGDPHIYLHQKEADMINSGDMTLTLGASFGVDLPPLKIDMPMKEGDVLDFGEVKLKVLHTPGHSIGSVCLQEERLGVLLTGDTMFPGGSFGRVDFPTGSMKQLVASLKRISDLDFEIALAGHMQAIIGNAKQAAQLSYRMAKGMMY
- a CDS encoding GTPase domain-containing protein, whose protein sequence is MPKLRGLFGRLKKKKEPERLDESSSRAKELSSSSISTSSVPDAESSSERVPPPMETFVASATSATIDVERTTTLAREAKIERQRTDEIVPGHVLKRDELGRIHIKIVFYGPSLSGKTTALRWLFANVRSLSKGRIVEIADELGRTTFFDFIPVTACENIVFDVFTVAGQRRHAKNRITVLRGADGVIFMADSRPEAMQENIASIQELRIALGTDRVSTMPIIVALNKRDLPNALPVDYMIKVLEVQGYPTFETIATQGKNLLRMFQRVLRDALIFKVGI